The following is a genomic window from Burkholderia oklahomensis C6786.
GCGTGCCGTATCGCCACGCGCTCGCGGACAGCGGAAACGGGCGGCCCGCCCATTCGTTGAGCTTGCGCACCGCGTCGGTTGCGCTCATGTCGAATTTCAGCGTGACTTCGGCGGCGGGGACGGGCAGCACCTTGATCGACAGATCGAGCATCAGCCCGAGCGTGCCGAGCGAGCCCGCCATCAGGCGCGACACGTCGTAGCCCGCGACGTTCTTCACGACCTGTCCGCCGAAGCGCAGGACGTCGCCGCGCCCGTTCAGCAGCGTCACGCCGAGCACGAAATCGCGCGGCGCGCCCGTCGTCGCGCGGCGCGGGCCGGCGAGGCCCGCCGCGACCGCGCCGCCGATCGTCGCGCCGCGCCCGAAGTGCGGCGGCTCGAACGGCAGCATCTGGCCGCGCTCGGCGAGCGTTTCCTCGAGCTCGGCGAGCGACGTGCCCGCGCGCGCGGTGACGACGAGCTCCGCCGGGTCATACGACACGATGCCCTGATGCGCGCGGGTGTCGAGAATTTCCCCGTCGAGCGCCTGGCCGTACCAGTCCTTCGTGCCGCCGCCGCGTATGCGCAGCGCGCGGCCGCTCGCCGCGGCGTCGCGGATGCGAGCCGCCCAGCCTGCGACGATGTCGTCCTCTTCCATGGCGTTCTGTTTCGTTGTTCGTTTCGGTCGATTTTACCGGGGTGGCGCAATAGCACATTCGGGCGAACCCCTTAGACCGCGCGCGAGCGTCAGAAGCGCGGCAGGTCCGGATGCGGCAGCAGCCCGCCGCGCACGTGCATCCGGCCGTATTCGGCGCAGCGCGCGCGGGTCGGAATCCCCTTGTCCGGATTCAGCAGCTCGGGCGGATCGAACGCGCGCTTGACCGCGAAGAACGCGTCGCACTCCTGCGGCGAGAACTGCACGCACATCGAATTCAGCTTCTCGACGCCGACGCCGTGCTCGCCCGTCACCGTGCCGCCGAATTCGACGCAGGTCTCGAGGATGTCCGCGCCGAACGCTTCCGCGCGGTGCAGCTCGTCGGGATCGTTCGCGTTGAACAGGATGAGCGGGTGCATGTTGCCGTCGCCCGCATGGAACACGTTGATGCAGCGCAACCCGTATGTCTTCTCCATCTGCTCGATGCGCGCGAGGAGCGGCCCGATCGCGCGGCGCGGCACCGTGCCGTCCATGCAGTAATAGTCAGGCGAAATGCGGCCCGCGGCCGGGAATGCGTTCTTGCGGCCCGACCAGAATCGCAGCCGCTCGGCTTCGCTGCGCGATATCTGGATGCGCGTCGCGCCGTGCTCGCGCAGCACCGCGGTCATCCGCACGATCTCCTCGGCGACTTCTTCCTGCGTGCCGTCCGATTCGCACAGCAGGATCGCGGCCGCGTCGAGATCGTAGCCCGCGTGCGTGAATGCCTCGACCGCCTGCGTCGCCGGCTTGTCCATCATTTCGAGGCCCGCGGGGATGATGCCCGACGCGATGATCGCCGCGACCGCCTCGCCGCCCTTGACGACGTCGTCGAAGCTCGCCATCACGAGCTGCGCGGCCTGCGGCTTCGGGATCAGCCTGACCGTGACCTCGGTGACGATGACGAACATTCCTTCGCTGCCGATCGTGACGGCGAGCAGGTCGAGGCCGGGCGTGTCGAGCGCGAGCGAGCCGAACTCGACGATCTCGCCGTCGCTCGTCACGCCGCGCACGCGCAGCACGTTGTGGCACGTGAGCCCGTACTTCAGGCAATGAACGCCGCCCGAGTTTTCGGCGACGTTGCCGCCGATCGTGCATGCGATCTGCGACGACGGATCGGGTGCGTAGTAGAGCCCGTACGGCGCGGCGGCTTCGGAAATCGCGAGATTGCGCACGCCCGGCTGGATCGTCGCCGTGCGCGCGTACGAATCGATTTCGACGATCCGCGTGAAGCGCGCGAGCGACAGCACGACGCCGTGCCCGATCGGCAGCGCGCCGCCCGACAGGCTCGTGCCCGCGCCGCGCGGGACGATCGGCACGTCCATCCGCCGGCAGATCTGCGCGATCCGCTGCACCTGCGATTCGGTCTCCGGCAGCACGACCGCGAGCGGCAGCCGGCGGTATGCGGAAAGCGCGTCGCACTCGTACGCGGCCGTGTCCTCGTCGCGGTACAGCAGGCAGTGGGTCGGCAGCACGGCCATCAGCGCCTGCACGACCTCGCGCTGGCGCTGCGCGCGCAGATCGGCCGACAGTTCGGCGGGGGCGTTCATGTCTCCTCCTGGTCCGCGACGGACGGCCCGATGTCGTTCGCCGGTCTCGTCGCTGGCTTCGTTTTCGTCATGCGTCGATCGTGAAGATCTTGCCGGGATTCATCAGATTGTTCGGATCGAGCGCGAGCTTGATCGCGCGCATCGCGTCGACCGCGTTCTCGCCGTGCTCGGCCGCGAGAAAGCGCATCTTGTGCAGCCCGATGCCGTGCTCGCCCGTGCAGGTGCCGCCCATCCGCAGCGCGCGCTCGACGATCCGGTCGTTGAGCGCTTCGGCTTCGGCGAGCTCCTCGGGCTTCGAAGGATCGATCAGGATCGCGACGTGGAAGTTGCCGTCGCCGACGTGGCCGACGATCGGGCACGGCAGCGACGACGCTTTCAGGTCGACCTCGGTTTCCTCGACGCACGCGGCGAGCTGCGAGATCGGCACGCAGACGTCGGTCGTCACCGCGCGGCAGCCGGGCTTCAGTTGCAGCATCGAGAAATAGGCGTGATGGCGCGCGGACCATAGGCGCGTGCGGTCTTCGGGACGCGTCGCCCATTCGAAACCCTGGCCGCCGTTCTGCGCGGCGAGCTCCTCGACTTGCTGCGCCTGCTCGCGCACGCCGGATTCGGTGCCGTGGAATTCGAAGAAAAGCGTCGGCGCCTCGGCGAGCCCGAGATGCGCGTTGCGATTGATCGCGCGCACGGCGAGCGCGTCGACGAATTCGACGCGCGCGATCGGCACGCCGATCTGGATCGTCTCGATCACGGTGCGCGCGGCGGCGCTCATCGACGGAAACGCGCACACGGCGGCCGACGCCGCCTCGGGTTGCGGATGCAATCGCAGCGTGATCTCGGTGATCACGCCGAGCGTGCCTTCCGATCCGACGAAAAGCCGCGTGAGATCGTAGCCCGCCGACGACTTGCGCGCGCGCGTGCCGGTCTTCACGATGCGGCCGTCCGCGAGCACCACGGAAAGGCCGAGCACGTTCTCGCGCATCGTGCCGTAGCGCACCGCGTTCGTGCCCGATGCGCGCGTCGCGGCCATCCCGCCGATGCTCGCGTCCGCGCCCGGGTCGATCGGAAAGAAGAGGCCGGTGTCGCGCAGCGCGTCGTTGAGCGCGCGGCGCGTGACGCCGGGCTCGACGGTCGCGGTCATATCGTCGGCGTCGATCGACAGCACGCGGTTCATCTCCGACAGATCGAGCGACACGCCGCCGCGCACGGCAAGCAGATGGCCTTCGAGCGACGAGCCGACGCCGTACGGGATCAGCGGCACGGCGTGCCGGGCGCAGAGGAGGACGACGTCGCGCACGTCGTCGGCCGTGCGCGCGAACACGACGGCGTCCGGCAGTTGCGGATCGAAAGGAGACTCGTCGCGGCCGTGATGGGCGCGCACGGCTTCCGCAGTCGACATGCGCGAGGCGAACCGGGCGGCGAGCGCGTCGACGAACGCTGCGGGAAGCGGGCGATGCGGCGGGGCGGGGTGGTTCACGCGAGTCTCCTGGGGGCAGATCTTTATGGCAGGCGCCGCGGCGAGGCGGCCGAATCATTTTACGCTCGAAAGCATGCGCGCCGCCGCCAAGGCGGCTGCGATAATAGGGATTTCACCGACGCGGCGCGCGCCGCTGACCATGGGGACACGAATGGGCAATCGCTTGAGCAAGATCGCGACCCGCACGGGCGACGACGGCACGACGGGCCTCGGCGACGGCAGCCGCGTGCGCAAGGACGACGCGCGGATCGCGGCGATCGGCGACGTCGACGAATTGAATTCGCAGATCGGCGTGCTGCTCGCCGAACCGCTGCCGGGCGATATCCGCGCGGCGCTGTCGACGATCCAGCACGACCTGTTCGATCTGGGCGGCGAGCTTTGCATCCCGGGGCACGCGGCGATCACCGACGCGCATCTCGCGCGTCTCGACGACTGGCTCGCGCACTACAACGGGCAGTTGCCGCCGCTGAAGGAGTTCATCCTGCCGGGCGGCGCGCGCGGCGCGGCGCTCGCGCACGTGTGCCGGACCGTGTGCCGGCGCGCTGAGCGCTCGATCGTCGCGCTTGGCGCACACGAGACGCTCAACGCGCCGCCGCGCCGCTACGTGAACCGGCTGTCGGATCTGCTGTTCGTGCTCGCGCGCGTGCTGAACCGCGTGGCGGGCGGCGCCGACGTGCTGTGGGACCGCGCGCGTGCGCGCTGAACGCGTTGATGCGCATCATTGCAATCCCGAACCCGTTGTGTCGAGGTGCGACAATTTGACTGGCGGGGGCGCGCTCATAAACATGTATCGTTCGAGAATGTTTAACGGAGGAATACTTTCATGACGCAGATGACCGCCGAGCAAATGGCCCGAGTGAAAGCGACCGCACCGGTTCTCGCGGAGCACGGCGCGACGATCACGAAGCACTTCTATCAACGGATGTTCGGGCGCCATCCCGAGCTGAAGAACGTCTTCAACCAGACGCACCAGAAGACGGGCAGCCAGCCGGAAACGCTCGCGAAGGCGGTCTACGCGTACGCGGCGAACATCGACAATCTCGGCGCGCTCGGCGGCGCGGTGTCGCGGATCGCGCACAAGCACGCGAGCCTGAACATTCGGCCGGAGCACTATCCGATCGTCGGCGAGAACCTGCTCGCGTCGATCGTCGAGGTGCTCGGCGACGCGGTCGATCCGGACACGCTCGAAGCGTGGCGCGTCGCGTACGGCCAGCTCGCGACGATTCTGATCGGCGCGGAGGCGAATCTGTACGAGAACGCCGCATGGAGCGGCTTCCGTCCGTTCAAGGTCGCGAAGAAGGTGCGCGAGAGCGACGAGATCACGTCGTTCTACCTGACGCCCGCCGACGGCGGCGCGGCGCCCGAGTTCGAGCCGGGTCAGTACATTTCGGTGAAGCGCTTCGTCGGCGACATGGGCGTCGATCAGCCGCGCCAGTACAGCCTGTCCGACGCGCCGCACGGCAAGTGGCTGCGGATCTCGGTCAAGCGCGAAGCGGGGCGCAGCGAGGAAGTGCCGGCGGGCAAGGTGTCGACGCTGATGCACGATGGCGTCGACGTCGATTCGATCGTCGAAGTCACCGCGCCGATGGGCGACTTCGCGCTGAATCGCGATGCGTCGACGCCCGTCGTGCTGATCTCGGGCGGGGTCGGGATCACGCCGATGGTGTCGATGGCGACGACGCTCGTCGCATCGGGCAGCGAGCGTGAAGTGCGTTTCATCCACGCTTGCCGGTCGGCGCGCGTGCACGCGTTCCGCGACTGGCTGAACGACACGGCCGACGCGCATCCGAACGTGAAGCGCGCGGTGTTCTACGAAGAGGTCGGCGCGAACGACCGGCCGGGCGTCGATCACGACGGCGAAGGGCGGATCACGCCGGCGGCGCTCGAGCGTCACGCGCTCGTGCCGGATGCCGATTACTACATCTGCGGCCCGATCGCATTCATGAAGCAGCAGCGCGATGCGCTCGTCGCGCTCGGCGTCGCGCCGGAGCGCGTGCAGACCGAGATCTTCGGTTCGGGCGCGCTCGAATGACGAAGCGGCGGCGAACGGTGGACGTTCGCTGAAACGAAATGGAGAAGCCCGGCGTTTCGAGCCGGGCTTCTTTTTTGCGGACGCGCTTCACTCGCTTGCGCGTGCGACGCGCGGCGAGCGGCCGGGGCATGTGGCGCGAAGCAGGGCGGAGCGGCGAGCGCGGCGGGCCGTGGGTGGCGGGCCGTGCGCGGCCGGCGAACGAGGCGCGTGCAACGCACGAGACGCACGAGACGCACGAGACGCACGGCGCACGCATCGAGCCGCGCCGCGTCGCCCGGCCCGCCCGCGATCAGTTCCCGCTGCCGCGCGCGACGCGCCGCGCCTTCACCGATTCGGCGAGGCCTTCGAGCACCTTCACGCTGTCGTCCCAGTTGATGCACGCATCGGTGATGCTCTGGCCGTAGGTCAGCTCGCAGCCTTCCTTCAGATCCTGGCGGCCCTCGACGAGATGCGATTCGACCATCACGCCGACGATCCGCTCGTCGCCCGCCGCGATCTGGCGGCCGATGTCCGCACAGACCGGGATCTGGTTCTCGTGCTTTTTCGAGCTGTTCGCGTGGCTCGCGTCGATCATCAGCCGCGCGGCGAGGCCCGCCTTGCCGATGTCCGCGCATGCGGCGTTCACGCTGTCCGCGTCGTAGTTCGGCGTCTTGCCGCCGCGCAGGATCACGTGGCAGTCCTCGTTGCCGGCCGTCGACACGATCGCCGAATGCCCGCCCTTCGTCACCGACAGGAAATGGTGCGGCTGCGATGCGGCCTTGATCGCGTCGACCGCGATCTTCACGTTGCCGTCGGTGCCGTTCTTGAAGCCGACCGGGCACGACAGCCCCGACGCGAGCTCGCGGTGCACCTGCGACTCCGTCGTGCGCGCGCCGATCGCGCCCCACGAGATCAGGTCGGCGATGTACTGCGGGCTGATCATGTCGAGGTACTCGGTGCCGGCGGGCAGCCCCATCTCGTTGATCTCCAGCAGCAGCTCGCGCGCGGTGCGCAGGCCGTCGTTGATCTTGAAGCTGTTGTCGAGATGCGGATCGTTGATGAGCCCCTTCCAGCCGACCGTCGTGCGCGGCTTCTCGAAGTACACCCGCATCACGATCTCGAGCTCGTTCTCGAAGCGCTCGCGCTCCTTGACGAGCCGGCCCGCGTATTCGAGCGCCGCCTTGGTGTCGTGAATCGAGCACGGCCCGATGATGACGATGAGGCGATCGTCCATCCCGTGCAGGATCCGGTGCATCGCCTGGCGCGAGTTGTAGATGAGCTCCGACACCGCTTCGCTCAGCGCGAATTCGCGGATCAGGTGCGCAGGCGGAATCAGTTCCTTGAGTTCTCGGATGCGGACGTCGTCGGTATTGTGCGGGGGCATGCTTGGGTTCTCCAGTTCGGTGCGCCGCCCGGCGAACGCGGGTGCGGCTAGCTATTCAATTCGACAAATCGGGTTGTTCGGGAAAGCCTGCGGATCGGTCCGTCTGCCGCTCTTGCGAACCGGCGGGGCGAAAAAAAACCGCCGGGTTCGCCGGCGGTTTTTCGGGAATTCGGTTGCGCTTCGCGCGCCATCACTCCTCTCGATCCGCCAGCGGTCTGAGATGCCAAAAAAAGTAAAAGTAAAACTTTGCGGACATGGCGGAAATGCGGTTCATCAATGAAGCGATACGAGAACGAGATTTATACCCGGTCGGGGCGCAACTGGCAATCCTGTGACCCTAAAAATGCGGGCAATCCGCGCGATGTGGGCGATTCGCGCGAATTGTCTGCGCCGCGATGCGGCAACGCCGCATTATGACGCGGTGCCGCCGACCGTCATGTTGTCGAGCCGCAGCGTCGGCTGGCCGACGCCGACGGGCACGCTCTGCCCCTCCTTGCCGCACACGCCGACGCCCGTGTCGAGCTTCATGTCGTTGCCGATCATGCTCACGTACTTGAGCGATTCCGGGCCGCTGCCGATC
Proteins encoded in this region:
- a CDS encoding FAD-binding oxidoreductase, coding for MNHPAPPHRPLPAAFVDALAARFASRMSTAEAVRAHHGRDESPFDPQLPDAVVFARTADDVRDVVLLCARHAVPLIPYGVGSSLEGHLLAVRGGVSLDLSEMNRVLSIDADDMTATVEPGVTRRALNDALRDTGLFFPIDPGADASIGGMAATRASGTNAVRYGTMRENVLGLSVVLADGRIVKTGTRARKSSAGYDLTRLFVGSEGTLGVITEITLRLHPQPEAASAAVCAFPSMSAAARTVIETIQIGVPIARVEFVDALAVRAINRNAHLGLAEAPTLFFEFHGTESGVREQAQQVEELAAQNGGQGFEWATRPEDRTRLWSARHHAYFSMLQLKPGCRAVTTDVCVPISQLAACVEETEVDLKASSLPCPIVGHVGDGNFHVAILIDPSKPEELAEAEALNDRIVERALRMGGTCTGEHGIGLHKMRFLAAEHGENAVDAMRAIKLALDPNNLMNPGKIFTIDA
- the glcE gene encoding glycolate oxidase subunit GlcE, whose protein sequence is MEEDDIVAGWAARIRDAAASGRALRIRGGGTKDWYGQALDGEILDTRAHQGIVSYDPAELVVTARAGTSLAELEETLAERGQMLPFEPPHFGRGATIGGAVAAGLAGPRRATTGAPRDFVLGVTLLNGRGDVLRFGGQVVKNVAGYDVSRLMAGSLGTLGLMLDLSIKVLPVPAAEVTLKFDMSATDAVRKLNEWAGRPFPLSASAWRYGTLVLRLSGAEAAVKSAKNVLGGEVVDAVEAERFWYGVREQSDPFFSSLAPGHALWRLSLPSITEPMQLPGTQMMEWGGAQRWWITDADAQTVRMSAKQTGGHATLFRASGSYDRSAGVFTPLPAPLMKIHRGLKTAFDPARIFNRGRLYPDL
- a CDS encoding FAD-linked oxidase C-terminal domain-containing protein, giving the protein MNAPAELSADLRAQRQREVVQALMAVLPTHCLLYRDEDTAAYECDALSAYRRLPLAVVLPETESQVQRIAQICRRMDVPIVPRGAGTSLSGGALPIGHGVVLSLARFTRIVEIDSYARTATIQPGVRNLAISEAAAPYGLYYAPDPSSQIACTIGGNVAENSGGVHCLKYGLTCHNVLRVRGVTSDGEIVEFGSLALDTPGLDLLAVTIGSEGMFVIVTEVTVRLIPKPQAAQLVMASFDDVVKGGEAVAAIIASGIIPAGLEMMDKPATQAVEAFTHAGYDLDAAAILLCESDGTQEEVAEEIVRMTAVLREHGATRIQISRSEAERLRFWSGRKNAFPAAGRISPDYYCMDGTVPRRAIGPLLARIEQMEKTYGLRCINVFHAGDGNMHPLILFNANDPDELHRAEAFGADILETCVEFGGTVTGEHGVGVEKLNSMCVQFSPQECDAFFAVKRAFDPPELLNPDKGIPTRARCAEYGRMHVRGGLLPHPDLPRF
- the aroG gene encoding 3-deoxy-7-phosphoheptulonate synthase AroG, yielding MPPHNTDDVRIRELKELIPPAHLIREFALSEAVSELIYNSRQAMHRILHGMDDRLIVIIGPCSIHDTKAALEYAGRLVKERERFENELEIVMRVYFEKPRTTVGWKGLINDPHLDNSFKINDGLRTARELLLEINEMGLPAGTEYLDMISPQYIADLISWGAIGARTTESQVHRELASGLSCPVGFKNGTDGNVKIAVDAIKAASQPHHFLSVTKGGHSAIVSTAGNEDCHVILRGGKTPNYDADSVNAACADIGKAGLAARLMIDASHANSSKKHENQIPVCADIGRQIAAGDERIVGVMVESHLVEGRQDLKEGCELTYGQSITDACINWDDSVKVLEGLAESVKARRVARGSGN
- a CDS encoding cob(I)yrinic acid a,c-diamide adenosyltransferase, whose protein sequence is MGNRLSKIATRTGDDGTTGLGDGSRVRKDDARIAAIGDVDELNSQIGVLLAEPLPGDIRAALSTIQHDLFDLGGELCIPGHAAITDAHLARLDDWLAHYNGQLPPLKEFILPGGARGAALAHVCRTVCRRAERSIVALGAHETLNAPPRRYVNRLSDLLFVLARVLNRVAGGADVLWDRARAR
- the hmpA gene encoding NO-inducible flavohemoprotein, which gives rise to MTQMTAEQMARVKATAPVLAEHGATITKHFYQRMFGRHPELKNVFNQTHQKTGSQPETLAKAVYAYAANIDNLGALGGAVSRIAHKHASLNIRPEHYPIVGENLLASIVEVLGDAVDPDTLEAWRVAYGQLATILIGAEANLYENAAWSGFRPFKVAKKVRESDEITSFYLTPADGGAAPEFEPGQYISVKRFVGDMGVDQPRQYSLSDAPHGKWLRISVKREAGRSEEVPAGKVSTLMHDGVDVDSIVEVTAPMGDFALNRDASTPVVLISGGVGITPMVSMATTLVASGSEREVRFIHACRSARVHAFRDWLNDTADAHPNVKRAVFYEEVGANDRPGVDHDGEGRITPAALERHALVPDADYYICGPIAFMKQQRDALVALGVAPERVQTEIFGSGALE